One Tetrapisispora phaffii CBS 4417 chromosome 2, complete genome genomic region harbors:
- the NFS1 gene encoding cysteine desulfurase (similar to Saccharomyces cerevisiae NFS1 (YCL017C); ancestral locus Anc_1.403): MIRGTRGRLVGLFRSSALLRNNSRIYNNYNRRRDVLVLKSLDHVRCYSAAVSAVKKLVDDVSLEIHTDIQAAAKEQSEVRNNAASTSNKESKTESEAAILSSSNALKHAYQENTGFGTRPIYLDMQATTPTDPRVLDTMMKFFTGLYGNPHSNTHAYGWETNKEIEKARKHVADLINADPKEIIFTSGATESNNTVVKGVARFYKKTKNHIITTRTEHKCVLEAARSMMNEGFEITFLSVDENGLIDLEDLKKNIRPTTCLVSVMAVNNEIGVLQPIKEIGEICRKNKVFFHTDAAQAYGKIPMDVNKMNIDLLSISSHKIYGPKGIGALYVRRRPRVRLEPLLSGGGQERGLRSGTLAPPLVAGFGEAARLMKQEYESDHKHITELSDRLTKGLLSVEHATLNGSPSHRYPGCVNVSFAYVEGESLLMALRDIALSSGSACTSASLEPSYVLHALGKDDALAHSSIRFGIGRFTTNEEVDYVIKAIVERVKYLRELSPLWEMVQEGIDLDSIQWSGH, translated from the coding sequence ATGATTAGAGGTACTAGAGGACGACTTGTCGGGTTGTTTAGAAGTTCTGCTTTATTGAGGAATAATAGCAGAATATATAACAATTACAACAGAAGAAGGGACGTACTTGTTTTGAAATCATTAGACCATGTAAGATGTTATTCTGCTGCTGTTTCAGCTGTGAAGAAGTTGGTTGATGATGTTTCTCTAGAAATTCATACCGATATACAAGCTGCTGCAAAAGAACAATCGGAAGTAAGAAACAATGCTGCCAGCACTTCAAATAAAGAAAGTAAAACAGAATCAGAAGCTGCCATATTAAGCAGCTCCAACGCATTGAAACATGCATATCAAGAAAACACAGGGTTCGGTACAAGACCAATCTATTTGGACATGCAGGCAACCACTCCTACCGACCCTAGAGTGCTTGATACTATGATGAAATTCTTTACTGGTCTATATGGTAACCCACATTCAAATACACATGCTTATGGTTGGGAAACGAATAAAGAAATCGAAAAAGCAAGAAAACATGTTGCAGACTTGATTAATGCAGACCCAAAGgaaattatattcactTCAGGTGCTACCGAATCAAATAATACTGTAGTCAAGGGTGTTGCTagattttataaaaaaacaaaaaatcaTATTATTACAACAAGAACGGAACATAAATGTGTCTTAGAGGCTGCAAGATCAATGATGAATGAAGGTTTTGAAATCACTTTTTTATCGGTTGATGAAAATGGTTTGATTGACTTAGAggatttgaagaaaaatattaggCCAACAACTTGTTTAGTCTCTGTTATGGctgttaataatgaaattggtGTTTTACAACCAATTAAGGAAATAGGAGAAATATgcagaaaaaataaagtattCTTCCATACAGATGCTGCACAAGCTTATGGAAAAATTCCAATGGAcgtaaataaaatgaacATCGATTTACTATCAATATCATCTCATAAAATATACGGTCCAAAGGGTATTGGTGCTCTGTATGTAAGGAGAAGACCAAGAGTTAGATTAGAGCCTTTACTATCCGGTGGTGGACAAGAAAGAGGTTTAAGATCGGGTACCTTGGCTCCACCTTTAGTCGCAGGTTTCGGTGAAGCCGCTAGATTGATGAAGCAAGAATATGAATCAGATCATAAACATATTACAGAATTATCTGATAGACTAACCAAGGGATTGTTATCAGTGGAACATGCCACTTTAAATGGTTCCCCATCACATCGTTACCCTGGCTGTGTGAATGTGTCCTTTGCTTATGTTGAAGGTGAATCTTTACTAATGGCTTTAAGAGATATTGCTTTGTCATCAGGTTCAGCATGTACATCAGCTTCTCTAGAACCTTCTTATGTTTTACACGCTTTAGGTAAGGATGATGCACTTGCTCATTCATCCATTAGATTCGGTATTGGTAGATTCACAACAAATGAAGAAGTCGATTATGTCATTAAGGCTATAGTAGAAAGAGTAAAGTATCTAAGAGAGTTATCTCCTCTTTGGGAAATGGTACAGGAAGGGATTGATTTAGATTCCATCCAATGGTCTGGCCattaa
- the LEU2 gene encoding 3-isopropylmalate dehydrogenase (similar to Saccharomyces cerevisiae LEU2 (YCL018W); ancestral locus Anc_1.402) has protein sequence MPEIKNIVVLPGDHVGGEVTEEAVKILKAIEEVRNNKVKFNFEYHLIGGAAIDATGNPLPDESLEASKRADAVLLGAVGGPKWGTGSVRPEQGLLKIRKELQLYANLRPCNFASDSLLDLSPLKEKYAKGTDFTVVRELVGGIYFGKRKEDDGDGVAWDSEQYSVPEVQRITRMAAFLAMQHNPPLPIWSLDKANVLASSRLWRKTVEETIQNEFPSLKVSHQLIDSAAMILVKNPTQLNGIIITNNMFGDIISDEASVIPGSLGLLPSASLSSLPDTNSAFGLYEPCHGSAPDLPKGKVNPIGTILSVAMMLKLSLNLKEEGIAVEEAVRRVLDNNIRTADLGGSNSTSDIGDAVAKIVKEILT, from the coding sequence ATGCCGgaaataaagaatattgTAGTTTTACCTGGTGATCACGTCGGTGGTGAAGTTACAGAAGAAGCcgttaaaattttaaaggcTATAGAGGAAGTTCGTAATAACAAAgtaaaattcaattttgaatacCATTTGATTGGTGGTGCTGCAATTGATGCTACTGGTAACCCATTGCCTGATGAAAGTTTAGAAGCCTCTAAGCGTGCAGATGCTGTTTTATTGGGAGCTGTCGGTGGCCCTAAGTGGGGGACTGGATCAGTAAGACCGGAACAAGGTTTACTAAAAATCCGTAAAGAATTACAGTTATATGCTAATCTAAGACCTTGTAACTTTGCTTCAGATTCATTATTAGATCTTTCACcattgaaagaaaaatatgcAAAGGGCACAGACTTCACTGTAGTGAGAGAATTAGTTGGTGGTATTTATTTTGGTAAAAGAAAGGAAGACGATGGCGATGGCGTAGCTTGGGATAGCGAACAATATTCTGTTCCAGAAGTGCAAAGAATAACAAGAATGGCTGCATTTTTAGCTATGCAACATAATCCACCACTGCCGATTTGGTCGTTAGATAAAGCAAACGTTTTAGCTTCCTCAAGACTTTGGAGAAAAACTGTTGAAGAAACTATTCAAAATGAATTTCCTTCTTTAAAGGTTAGTCATCAATTGATTGACTCTGCTGCCATGATTTTAGTGAAAAATCCAACTCAATTGAATGGTATAATCATTACGAACAACATGTTTGGTGATATTATTTCTGATGAAGCTAGTGTCATCCCAGGTTCTTTAGGACTCTTACCTTCAGCCTCGTTGTCATCATTACCAGATACTAATTCCGCGTTTGGTTTATATGAGCCATGCCATGGTTCAGCACCAGATTTACCAAAAGGCAAAGTTAATCCAATTGGTACAATTTTATCTGTAGCCATGATGCTAAAGTTATCcttaaatttgaaagagGAAGGTATTGCTGTCGAAGAGGCTGTAAGAAGAGTTTTAGATAACAATATCAGGACTGCAGATTTAGGAGGTTCAAATTCAACTTCAGATATTGGTGACGCTGTCGCCAAAATAgtaaaagaaattttaacCTAG